The Echinicola rosea genome has a segment encoding these proteins:
- a CDS encoding Tex family protein, which produces MNINHYLKIAEELNIRQKQVSDTIGLLDEGATVPFISRYRKEVTGSLDEVQVAAIRDRVQQLRDLDKRREAILKSIKEQEKLTPALEEKINEAETMAVLEDLYLPYKPKRRTKATIAREKGLEPLATTIFEQASIDLEEEARTFIDEEKEVSSIEEALQGARDIIAEWINENAALRKKMRDLFIEEGKFVSKVIPGKEEEAIKYKDYFEWSEPIKTAPSHRVLAMRRGEKELFLMLDSCPEELDALALMEKMTLTTQNTSSEQVKLAIKDCYKRLMKPSMETEVRLYTKRKADEDAIKVFAENLRQLLLGAPLGEKSVMAIDPGFRTGCKLACLGPQGQVLHYDAIYPNEPQRKTAESAALVKHLVEKHQVEAIAIGNGTASRETEQFFKSIGLPSNVLIVMVNESGASIYSASDVAREEFPDLDLTIRGAVSIGRRLMDPLAELVKIDPKSIGVGQYQHDVDQSALKNSLDDTVMSCVNGVGVEVNTASKQLLTYVSGLGPALAQNIVNFRNENGPFKSREEIRKVPRLGDKAYEQAAGFLRIQNAPDPLDRSAVHPERYELVHKMATDLGSNVSELIKSEELRSKVVLKNYVTETVGLPTLQDIMEELAKPGRDPRETFEVFSFQEGVNEMKDLKVGMKLPGIITNITNFGAFVDVGVHQDGLVHLSHLADRYISDPNEVVTVNQKVEVTVMEVDLNRKRIGLSMKSDPFAERGKGKSGGAKRERRKEKEPEGDLAAKLAMLKGKFGK; this is translated from the coding sequence ATGAATATCAATCATTATCTAAAAATAGCCGAAGAGCTAAACATCAGGCAGAAACAAGTGTCTGACACCATTGGGTTGTTGGACGAGGGAGCCACGGTACCCTTTATTTCCCGGTATCGAAAAGAAGTGACAGGATCATTGGACGAGGTGCAGGTAGCTGCTATTCGGGATAGGGTACAGCAGCTTCGGGATTTGGATAAGAGGAGAGAGGCCATATTAAAATCCATCAAAGAGCAGGAAAAATTAACTCCAGCGCTGGAAGAGAAGATCAATGAGGCAGAAACCATGGCCGTTTTGGAGGACCTTTACCTACCTTATAAGCCCAAAAGACGGACCAAGGCTACGATTGCCCGTGAAAAGGGACTGGAGCCTCTGGCGACCACGATTTTTGAGCAGGCATCCATAGACCTGGAAGAAGAAGCGAGGACTTTTATCGATGAAGAAAAAGAAGTATCCAGCATTGAAGAGGCCTTGCAGGGAGCGCGTGATATCATCGCGGAGTGGATCAACGAAAATGCAGCGCTAAGGAAAAAAATGCGAGACCTATTTATCGAAGAAGGAAAATTTGTCTCCAAGGTAATCCCCGGAAAGGAAGAAGAGGCGATCAAGTACAAAGATTATTTTGAATGGTCCGAGCCCATCAAAACAGCCCCATCACATCGCGTCCTGGCGATGCGGAGAGGGGAAAAGGAGCTTTTTCTGATGCTGGACTCGTGTCCAGAGGAATTGGATGCGCTTGCACTGATGGAAAAAATGACCCTTACGACCCAGAATACCAGCTCCGAGCAGGTGAAATTGGCCATCAAGGATTGCTATAAGCGCTTGATGAAGCCTTCCATGGAAACGGAAGTAAGGCTTTACACCAAGAGAAAGGCTGACGAAGATGCTATCAAAGTATTTGCTGAAAACCTGAGGCAATTGCTGCTGGGAGCTCCCTTGGGCGAAAAATCAGTGATGGCCATTGACCCTGGTTTTAGAACGGGCTGTAAACTTGCGTGCCTTGGCCCCCAAGGGCAGGTATTGCATTATGATGCCATTTACCCGAATGAGCCACAGCGAAAAACTGCTGAATCCGCCGCCTTGGTAAAGCACTTGGTGGAAAAGCATCAGGTGGAAGCCATTGCCATCGGAAACGGAACCGCCAGCAGGGAGACCGAGCAGTTCTTTAAATCCATAGGATTGCCCAGTAATGTTTTGATCGTGATGGTGAATGAAAGTGGAGCATCCATTTATTCGGCCTCGGATGTAGCCCGTGAGGAGTTTCCTGATTTGGACCTGACGATCAGAGGAGCCGTTTCCATTGGCCGGAGGCTGATGGATCCTTTGGCGGAGTTGGTGAAGATCGACCCGAAATCCATCGGTGTCGGCCAGTATCAGCACGATGTGGATCAGTCAGCCCTCAAAAATTCCCTGGATGATACCGTGATGAGTTGTGTAAACGGTGTCGGCGTGGAAGTCAATACTGCTTCCAAGCAGCTATTGACCTATGTGTCTGGATTGGGGCCAGCCTTGGCACAAAATATCGTTAATTTCAGAAATGAAAATGGTCCCTTCAAAAGCCGGGAAGAAATTCGCAAAGTGCCCCGTTTGGGAGACAAGGCATATGAGCAGGCAGCGGGTTTTCTTCGCATCCAAAATGCCCCCGATCCGCTGGACAGAAGTGCCGTGCACCCAGAACGCTATGAGCTGGTGCATAAAATGGCCACTGATTTGGGGTCGAATGTTTCCGAACTAATTAAGAGCGAAGAGTTACGGTCTAAGGTGGTGCTGAAGAATTACGTGACAGAAACGGTAGGTTTGCCCACTTTGCAGGACATTATGGAGGAACTGGCCAAGCCGGGAAGGGATCCACGTGAGACCTTTGAGGTGTTCAGCTTCCAAGAAGGGGTGAATGAGATGAAAGACCTCAAGGTTGGCATGAAGCTACCTGGCATTATCACCAATATCACCAATTTTGGTGCTTTTGTGGACGTGGGGGTACACCAAGATGGTTTGGTGCACCTGAGCCACTTGGCAGACCGCTATATCTCCGATCCCAACGAGGTGGTCACCGTCAACCAAAAAGTAGAAGTCACCGTGATGGAGGTGGATCTTAATCGTAAGCGTATCGGCCTGAGCATGAAGTCAGACCCCTTTGCCGAGCGGGGCAAGGGAAAATCCGGCGGAGCCAAGCGTGAAAGAAGAAAAGAAAAAGAACCCGAAGGAGATCTGGCCGCCAAGCTGGCCATGCTGAAAGGGAAGTTTGGGAAGTGA
- a CDS encoding TlpA family protein disulfide reductase has protein sequence MNWKKEIKSWGIIVSVFAVIYYLGWYAPIVGKIQSIILSTGLIKPNMEKPYEVGKDFDYSLKFTDLDGNLIDMQDFKNKTVFINLWATWCPPCRAEMPHIASLYGKLKDEQDIAFLMVSLDKDIEKPKEYIKDQDFAFPVAHAGYGLNASLKHSSIPTTLVISPEGKILFRQEGMSNFDTKEFRDFLTAKRPIIESNNKIE, from the coding sequence ATGAACTGGAAGAAAGAAATCAAAAGCTGGGGCATCATCGTCAGTGTGTTTGCTGTCATTTACTATCTGGGTTGGTACGCACCAATTGTAGGCAAAATCCAATCGATCATCCTCTCCACGGGATTGATCAAGCCAAATATGGAAAAACCCTATGAAGTAGGCAAGGACTTTGACTACAGCCTCAAATTCACCGATCTCGATGGCAATCTCATTGACATGCAGGACTTTAAAAACAAGACGGTTTTCATTAACCTTTGGGCCACGTGGTGTCCTCCTTGCCGGGCTGAAATGCCCCATATCGCTTCCCTATATGGAAAATTAAAAGATGAACAGGATATTGCATTCCTAATGGTAAGCTTGGACAAAGACATCGAAAAGCCCAAGGAGTATATAAAAGACCAAGACTTTGCTTTTCCAGTGGCCCACGCCGGCTATGGACTTAATGCTTCACTGAAACATTCCTCTATCCCTACTACCCTCGTCATCAGCCCTGAAGGAAAAATTCTTTTTAGACAAGAAGGTATGAGTAATTTTGACACCAAAGAATTTAGGGATTTTCTTACTGCAAAAAGGCCAATCATCGAATCTAACAATAAAATTGAATAA
- a CDS encoding serine hydrolase encodes MNKDVFIGILLLLVAVSCHSRPSEESSASELRETINTRLNKVEGDFAVAFRVMGEDPLTLLINEKETFHAASTMKTPVMIALYNQVAMGNVSLDDSVKIVNEFKSIVDGSPYRMDLSVDSQEGLYSRIGQYSTYRELNYEMITMSSNLATNILIDKLDAKKITETMRSLGAMDIEVLRGVEDLKAYERGLSNTTTAYDLMLIMEAIAARNAVSEEASLAMFEVLKAQHFNEIIPGQLPEEVVVAHKTGSITGVRHDSGIVQLPSGEKYVLILLSKNLNDPEEGIRAMSDVSKILYDFVKNKEG; translated from the coding sequence ATGAACAAGGATGTTTTTATAGGGATATTACTCCTGTTGGTAGCTGTATCTTGCCATTCTCGCCCTTCTGAAGAAAGTTCTGCCAGTGAACTTCGCGAGACCATAAATACACGCCTAAATAAGGTGGAGGGAGATTTTGCGGTAGCTTTTAGGGTAATGGGAGAAGATCCTCTGACGCTTCTGATCAACGAAAAGGAAACGTTTCATGCCGCAAGTACGATGAAGACCCCAGTAATGATAGCGCTTTACAACCAAGTGGCTATGGGAAATGTCTCTTTGGACGATTCTGTGAAAATCGTCAATGAATTTAAGAGCATTGTAGATGGAAGTCCATACCGTATGGACCTTTCAGTAGATAGTCAAGAAGGGCTCTACAGCAGAATAGGCCAGTACAGTACCTATCGCGAGCTCAATTATGAAATGATCACGATGAGCAGCAATCTTGCTACCAATATACTGATCGATAAGCTGGATGCCAAAAAGATTACGGAGACCATGCGCTCATTGGGTGCCATGGATATAGAGGTATTGAGGGGTGTGGAAGATCTAAAAGCATACGAAAGGGGACTAAGCAATACCACCACAGCGTATGACCTGATGCTGATCATGGAAGCGATTGCGGCAAGAAATGCCGTGAGTGAAGAAGCTTCACTGGCAATGTTCGAGGTGCTGAAAGCCCAACATTTTAATGAAATTATCCCCGGACAGCTTCCTGAAGAGGTTGTGGTGGCCCATAAAACAGGTTCCATCACGGGAGTTCGGCACGATTCTGGGATAGTACAATTGCCGTCGGGCGAAAAATATGTGTTAATACTATTGTCAAAAAACCTGAACGATCCTGAGGAAGGGATTCGGGCGATGTCCGATGTAAGTAAAATACTATATGACTTTGTGAAAAATAAGGAGGGGTGA
- a CDS encoding RNA polymerase sigma factor, with translation MNDPITLEITDSDLVDKIKEGDEVAYYHLYKRYASKIYHVSRKMELAHHDAEEIIQDVFLYLWKKRSDLKSDLSINAYIFSIVRSLVVNRCQKQARFTAYRDYAIPMNQIFSNVTEDTVIYQDLHEFATKAIDTLPVKQREVFMMKTVNHMTAEEIASQLNLSVRTVENQIYRATKSLRKQVERTQEVSFGLILMILGLIS, from the coding sequence ATGAATGACCCAATAACCCTCGAAATTACAGACTCCGATCTAGTGGATAAGATCAAGGAAGGTGATGAAGTGGCCTATTATCACCTCTACAAGCGCTATGCTTCGAAGATCTATCATGTAAGTAGAAAGATGGAATTGGCCCATCATGACGCTGAGGAGATCATCCAAGATGTGTTTTTGTATCTTTGGAAGAAGCGGAGCGATCTGAAATCAGATTTATCAATCAATGCCTATATTTTTTCGATTGTCCGGAGCTTAGTGGTCAATCGATGTCAGAAACAGGCACGTTTTACGGCTTACCGGGACTATGCGATCCCTATGAACCAAATTTTTTCTAATGTGACCGAGGATACGGTGATCTATCAGGACCTACATGAATTTGCTACCAAGGCTATCGATACCTTACCGGTGAAACAGCGGGAGGTTTTTATGATGAAAACGGTCAACCACATGACCGCAGAGGAAATTGCCTCTCAGCTAAACCTTTCGGTAAGGACAGTCGAAAACCAGATATACAGGGCCACTAAATCCTTAAGGAAGCAGGTAGAAAGAACCCAAGAAGTTTCATTTGGACTTATTTTAATGATTCTTGGTTTGATAAGTTAG
- a CDS encoding alpha-L-rhamnosidase has product MKILPKAALTIFLLLLTFSLAFSQKSLKTEYLVDPLGLDTSYPRLTWQMDDDRPRAAQSAYRVVVTKEGNEEVWNSGKVPSESQLVEYDGEMLEPFTTYFWTVEVWDKAGNSLGASERATFETGMMGETNWQGAWIGDGQGKEVKPAPYFRREFIASKHVKKARAYIAVGGLYELSINGKRIGDHRLDPAYTRFDRRVLYVTHDVTEALHNGKNAIGVLLGNGWYNHQSTAVWNFHNAPWRNRPTFCMDIQITYEDGTKETIRTEKGWKTALSPVVFNSIYTAEHYNARLEQPGWDKPGFDDRDWKDVIYRSAPAKEISAQVMPPIRHNKTIPAKAVEKINDSTYVFDLGRNISGVSEIKVKGEEGTVLRLKHGERLDEDGRVDMSNIDVHYRPTDDSDPFQTDIYILKGSGEESFHARFNYKGFQYVEVTADRPIDLTKESLTGYFMHSDVEEVGKISSANQTLDGIWWATNNAYLSNLFGYPTDCPQREKNGWTGDAHIAIETGLYSFDGIKVYEKWLDDHRDEQQPNGVLPSIIPTSGWGYEWGNGPDWTSTICLIPWNVYLFYGDTRILEENYDAMKRYVDHITKISPDGLTSWGLGDWVPVKSKSPVEYTSSAYYLTDARILAKTASLLGHEEAAEKYALLAKKIRDAINRKYLNRETGSYGSGFQTELSVALYWDIVPDELRGQVAENLAKRVEKDGFHLDVGLLGTKAILNALSENGYPDIAFKVAAQETYPSWGWWIVNGATTLYENWKIDSERDISMNHIMFGEVGAWIYKALGGIKPDPDYPGFKNVLLEPHFVEDLEHFEASHQGPYGEMVSSWKRVESGVVNYKVKIPANATATLILPANTEITGKEVPAIKDVPLDGKVAYKVSAGKHEWIIKR; this is encoded by the coding sequence ATGAAGATATTGCCAAAAGCTGCCTTGACCATTTTTTTGTTGCTACTGACCTTTAGCCTTGCATTTTCACAAAAGTCACTCAAAACCGAATACTTGGTGGATCCGTTGGGATTGGATACTTCGTATCCGCGATTGACCTGGCAGATGGATGATGACCGGCCAAGGGCAGCCCAAAGTGCCTACCGCGTGGTTGTGACCAAAGAGGGGAACGAAGAGGTATGGAACAGTGGAAAAGTACCAAGCGAAAGCCAGTTAGTGGAGTATGACGGTGAAATGTTGGAGCCATTTACCACTTATTTTTGGACGGTGGAAGTGTGGGATAAGGCAGGGAATTCACTGGGGGCTTCTGAAAGGGCTACTTTCGAAACGGGAATGATGGGGGAGACCAATTGGCAGGGAGCATGGATAGGGGATGGCCAAGGCAAAGAAGTAAAGCCAGCCCCGTATTTTCGAAGAGAATTCATTGCTTCCAAGCATGTAAAGAAAGCAAGAGCCTATATCGCAGTCGGTGGGCTTTATGAATTGAGCATCAATGGCAAACGTATCGGTGATCACCGCCTTGACCCAGCATACACGAGATTTGACCGTAGGGTGCTCTATGTGACCCACGATGTGACCGAAGCACTCCATAACGGAAAGAATGCCATTGGAGTGCTGTTGGGAAATGGCTGGTACAATCACCAATCTACGGCTGTATGGAATTTTCACAACGCCCCTTGGCGAAACCGTCCCACTTTCTGCATGGACATACAAATTACCTATGAAGACGGGACCAAGGAAACCATTCGTACGGAAAAGGGCTGGAAGACTGCCCTGAGCCCTGTAGTCTTTAATAGCATTTATACCGCCGAGCACTATAATGCCCGATTGGAGCAGCCGGGTTGGGACAAGCCGGGTTTTGATGACCGAGACTGGAAAGACGTCATTTATCGGTCGGCGCCAGCGAAGGAAATTTCTGCACAGGTCATGCCTCCCATTCGCCACAATAAGACCATTCCTGCCAAGGCAGTGGAAAAAATCAACGATTCAACGTATGTGTTTGACTTGGGCAGAAATATTTCAGGAGTCAGTGAGATCAAGGTAAAGGGAGAAGAGGGAACTGTTTTGAGATTAAAACACGGCGAGCGGCTTGATGAGGATGGGCGAGTGGATATGTCCAATATTGATGTTCATTATCGCCCTACAGATGACAGTGACCCTTTCCAGACGGACATTTATATCCTGAAAGGATCAGGAGAGGAATCCTTTCATGCACGGTTCAATTATAAAGGTTTCCAATATGTGGAAGTCACCGCTGATCGTCCCATTGACCTGACCAAGGAGAGCCTGACAGGTTATTTTATGCACAGTGATGTGGAGGAAGTAGGCAAGATCAGTTCGGCAAACCAAACCCTTGACGGCATCTGGTGGGCCACGAACAACGCCTACCTGTCCAATCTTTTTGGGTATCCTACAGACTGTCCGCAGCGAGAAAAAAATGGGTGGACAGGGGATGCGCACATAGCCATTGAGACGGGATTATATTCCTTTGATGGGATTAAGGTCTATGAAAAATGGCTGGATGACCACCGGGACGAGCAGCAGCCAAATGGGGTGCTGCCATCCATTATCCCGACTTCCGGATGGGGCTATGAATGGGGGAATGGCCCTGATTGGACGAGTACGATTTGTTTGATTCCGTGGAATGTTTACCTGTTTTATGGAGATACACGCATATTGGAGGAGAACTATGATGCCATGAAGCGATATGTGGACCATATTACCAAAATCAGTCCCGATGGGTTGACGTCCTGGGGGCTTGGGGATTGGGTGCCGGTAAAGTCCAAGTCGCCAGTGGAATATACCTCATCTGCCTATTACCTTACCGATGCGAGGATTTTGGCCAAAACAGCCAGTTTGCTCGGCCATGAGGAAGCAGCTGAAAAGTATGCCTTGTTGGCCAAAAAGATACGTGATGCTATTAATAGGAAGTACCTGAACAGGGAAACGGGTAGCTATGGAAGTGGATTCCAGACAGAACTGAGTGTGGCCTTATATTGGGATATTGTGCCCGATGAGCTGCGGGGCCAGGTAGCCGAAAACCTTGCCAAAAGGGTAGAAAAAGATGGTTTTCACCTGGATGTTGGGCTGCTCGGAACCAAGGCTATTCTCAATGCATTAAGTGAAAATGGTTATCCTGATATCGCGTTTAAGGTAGCAGCGCAGGAAACATACCCTTCGTGGGGATGGTGGATAGTCAATGGAGCGACTACCCTGTACGAAAACTGGAAGATCGATTCGGAGCGTGATATTTCCATGAACCATATTATGTTTGGTGAAGTGGGGGCGTGGATTTACAAGGCACTTGGGGGGATCAAACCTGATCCTGACTATCCGGGATTTAAGAATGTTCTTTTGGAACCCCACTTTGTGGAGGATTTGGAACATTTCGAAGCAAGTCACCAAGGGCCTTATGGCGAGATGGTGTCCTCATGGAAGAGAGTAGAAAGTGGAGTGGTCAACTACAAGGTGAAAATTCCCGCGAATGCTACGGCGACCTTGATATTGCCTGCCAATACTGAAATTACCGGAAAAGAAGTGCCAGCAATAAAGGATGTTCCACTTGACGGAAAGGTTGCGTATAAGGTATCCGCAGGAAAGCACGAATGGATCATCAAAAGATAA
- a CDS encoding ROK family protein has product MGKKEKSYALGVDVGGSHITVGVVDLVSRTIDQKRLERHPVDSKGSLTEILEAWAGAIEPFCQHEVLSTVQIGIAMPGPFDYDAGISFIDSTQDKYESLYRKNVKDLLAKKLGVSNAQVRFKNDAACFLQGEVFAGIAKGYKRAIGMTLGTGAGTAYYHGTEAHDAARWGEEYGDSIAEEYFSTRWFAKKYQEATGKELSGVRELVDMKEESWVQAIFKEFGQNLGKFLVKFASEENAEIIVLGGSIAHSSALFLPETEQVLSRSLPGVPIKKSILGEESALIGAASCWYEA; this is encoded by the coding sequence ATGGGTAAGAAGGAAAAATCATATGCTTTAGGGGTGGACGTGGGAGGTTCGCACATTACCGTAGGTGTGGTGGACTTGGTGAGCCGTACCATCGACCAGAAGCGACTGGAGCGCCATCCGGTAGATAGCAAAGGCAGTTTAACTGAAATCTTAGAGGCTTGGGCAGGAGCCATTGAGCCTTTTTGTCAACATGAGGTTTTGTCCACTGTCCAAATTGGTATTGCGATGCCGGGGCCCTTTGACTATGACGCGGGCATTAGTTTTATAGACAGCACACAGGATAAATATGAGTCGCTATACCGAAAAAATGTAAAGGACCTATTGGCCAAAAAGCTGGGGGTATCCAATGCCCAAGTGCGGTTTAAGAATGATGCCGCCTGTTTTTTGCAAGGCGAGGTATTTGCCGGCATCGCAAAAGGATATAAAAGGGCCATTGGAATGACTTTGGGCACAGGGGCAGGTACGGCCTATTACCACGGCACAGAAGCCCATGATGCGGCCCGTTGGGGAGAAGAGTATGGCGATAGTATAGCCGAAGAGTACTTTTCGACACGATGGTTTGCCAAAAAATACCAAGAAGCAACAGGAAAAGAACTCAGCGGGGTCAGGGAGTTGGTGGATATGAAGGAGGAAAGTTGGGTGCAGGCGATCTTTAAAGAATTTGGCCAAAACTTAGGAAAGTTCTTGGTTAAATTTGCCAGCGAGGAAAATGCTGAGATCATCGTGCTGGGAGGAAGTATCGCGCACTCCTCAGCATTGTTTTTACCAGAAACAGAGCAGGTATTATCCCGGTCGCTACCAGGGGTTCCTATTAAAAAAAGTATCTTGGGAGAGGAATCTGCCTTGATCGGAGCGGCGAGTTGCTGGTATGAAGCGTGA
- a CDS encoding GH92 family glycosyl hydrolase, which translates to MNRSLSFSSILIIFAFQLMGCALVPKEEAGFSRYVNPFIGTAPLTDPAHIGYTPPEGWRVWAGLTYPGSSLPNAMVQLSPITQFGSGAGYEYEDTEIIGFTHTNKGHWNLCNIPVLPISSDAEAPFKSTFSHKKESASPGFYEVYLEDYKVGVRLTSTLRAGVHEYTFEDNHDRTILFDLAKANNGVSDWEITNPTANTLEGFQRVGRDKVHFYVELSQDVETMEVIQEGSKEGYAKIALANGNDDPVLLKIGLSYVSEANAKVNLKEEVADRSFEEVRHAAEKTWDKLLGHIKVKGGSEKEKTLFYTSLYRSFQWPALRSDVNGQFVDERGKTRTEEFRYYTLPSLWDTYRNKVVLLSIMRPEVTADVIQSLVERGSHSGFIPTFFHGDHAAPFITGAYRRGITDFEVEKAYEYLLNNAYKAGGTRPYIEEYIEKGFISDPDVKNPHVETKAKAGVSKTLEFAYDDYALAQFAKVMGDEEHYQDLIKRGQNYRNVFDPSVNFMRGRLVNGDWISPFNPEYPYYEYMYREANAWQLSFYVPHDMPGLVELYGGAEQFEKKLDTLFTKPWNPEYIARNVSGFMGQYCQGNQPDHEAPFSYYFVNKPEKSQAVIDKLLADYYGIGEHGLALSGMDDAGEMSSWYTWSAMGLYPLSPADPEYLVTVPVFDEVEWTMPSGKSVVIKNSSGRRKLKEIEVDGKKIDNYFVPHDMLEKGGTITLTTE; encoded by the coding sequence ATGAACCGTTCCTTGAGCTTTAGTAGTATCCTGATCATATTTGCTTTTCAGCTGATGGGCTGTGCCCTTGTTCCGAAAGAGGAAGCGGGATTTTCCCGCTATGTCAATCCTTTTATTGGTACGGCACCTTTGACAGATCCAGCGCATATTGGCTACACTCCCCCAGAGGGCTGGAGGGTGTGGGCGGGCTTGACCTACCCGGGTTCGTCCCTTCCCAATGCCATGGTGCAGTTAAGTCCGATCACCCAGTTTGGTTCAGGTGCTGGCTATGAATATGAGGATACGGAGATCATCGGATTTACCCATACCAATAAGGGGCACTGGAATCTCTGCAACATCCCCGTTTTGCCGATCAGCTCTGATGCAGAAGCACCTTTCAAGTCCACTTTTAGCCATAAAAAAGAATCAGCTTCTCCGGGCTTCTATGAAGTTTACCTGGAGGATTACAAGGTGGGGGTGAGATTGACAAGTACATTGCGGGCGGGGGTACACGAATATACTTTTGAAGATAACCATGACCGCACGATTCTATTTGATTTGGCCAAGGCCAATAATGGGGTGTCCGATTGGGAAATTACCAATCCTACTGCCAATACGCTGGAGGGATTTCAGCGGGTGGGTCGTGATAAGGTACACTTCTATGTGGAGCTGAGCCAAGATGTGGAGACCATGGAGGTGATTCAGGAAGGCAGTAAGGAGGGGTATGCCAAAATAGCCTTGGCCAATGGAAATGATGATCCTGTATTGCTTAAAATCGGGCTTTCCTATGTCAGTGAGGCCAATGCCAAGGTCAACTTAAAAGAAGAAGTGGCCGATAGATCTTTTGAGGAGGTTCGGCATGCTGCAGAGAAAACCTGGGACAAGCTTCTGGGGCATATCAAGGTGAAAGGCGGAAGTGAAAAGGAAAAAACATTGTTTTACACATCCCTCTACCGTTCTTTTCAGTGGCCTGCACTGAGAAGTGATGTGAATGGCCAGTTTGTGGACGAGCGGGGAAAAACCCGAACGGAGGAGTTTCGCTATTATACCTTGCCTTCGCTCTGGGACACTTACCGAAACAAAGTGGTGTTGTTGAGCATTATGAGGCCGGAGGTGACCGCCGATGTGATCCAGTCATTGGTGGAAAGAGGTAGTCACAGTGGTTTTATCCCTACATTTTTTCACGGTGATCATGCGGCACCGTTCATTACGGGAGCGTATCGCAGGGGAATTACGGATTTTGAAGTCGAAAAGGCCTATGAATACTTGCTGAACAATGCGTACAAAGCGGGCGGTACACGTCCATATATCGAAGAATACATCGAGAAAGGTTTTATTTCGGATCCTGATGTGAAAAATCCCCATGTAGAAACCAAGGCCAAGGCTGGCGTTTCGAAAACCTTGGAATTTGCCTACGATGATTATGCCCTTGCACAGTTTGCCAAGGTCATGGGAGATGAGGAGCATTACCAAGATCTGATCAAGCGTGGCCAGAATTACCGGAATGTATTCGACCCATCGGTGAATTTCATGCGTGGAAGGCTGGTAAATGGGGATTGGATCAGTCCTTTTAATCCAGAATACCCTTATTATGAATACATGTACCGAGAAGCCAATGCATGGCAACTGTCCTTTTATGTGCCCCATGACATGCCCGGATTAGTGGAGCTTTATGGTGGTGCTGAGCAGTTTGAAAAGAAACTGGATACACTTTTTACCAAACCTTGGAATCCTGAGTACATTGCCCGAAATGTAAGTGGGTTTATGGGGCAATACTGCCAAGGCAACCAGCCGGACCATGAAGCACCATTTTCGTATTATTTTGTCAACAAGCCTGAAAAATCCCAAGCGGTGATCGATAAGTTACTGGCCGATTACTATGGCATTGGTGAACATGGACTGGCGCTTTCCGGTATGGATGATGCCGGGGAAATGTCCTCTTGGTACACTTGGAGTGCAATGGGACTTTATCCGCTCAGCCCTGCTGATCCAGAGTATTTGGTGACTGTGCCGGTTTTTGACGAAGTGGAATGGACAATGCCCTCAGGAAAATCAGTGGTGATTAAAAACTCCTCAGGAAGAAGAAAATTAAAGGAGATAGAAGTGGATGGAAAGAAAATAGATAATTACTTTGTTCCTCATGACATGTTGGAAAAAGGAGGAACGATTACATTGACCACTGAATAA